Proteins encoded by one window of Electrophorus electricus isolate fEleEle1 chromosome 17, fEleEle1.pri, whole genome shotgun sequence:
- the zgc:153345 gene encoding uncharacterized protein zgc:153345, with protein MPGLSEDRVRLLAIVHALKAIGIRVKNWKNFLNGDAASGETLNQVNPPSVFAFGRDLQLIPQRHLTELDGTVPLFLVEACEYLSQHLHTEGLFRKTGSVGRIRALKADVEQGVQIFSPPCVASLQPCDVTSLLKQFLRELPNPLIPPELQGPLCQAQTFEPRHEQQDRRHRATLLLTALLPPAHARTLRYFCSFLSQVAQRCAENRMEVGNLAVVMAPNLLQCPAQPSKLTVHTERELDHQAAVVKALILHADRIGVVPSFVLDTLGAVERNESSSPADGATFSKITGLGVYRSLRRQRRKSVGEIFVDALSKLKPGRTHTGPSVYPLSKSHTPSSKSPTPQSPSAVKRKASEETVLEVDGSAKKRRSLHDLREDGQTVCSHSPEGSPHAKKNIKEDPHPSVSKRRSQIRGHRKSHRPPVPEGSVHRRKRSLRFFSMSSSSNSSMAPSVSPCSDCEESLSAGKKLQDRSDSAMGASLSVPFILIDEPGTVIIGSEVDDDPDLLNCSFAEKPDDVLPPESAETLRDLQGSEEPCDDQWVLLHNASSEVVVDYEVLQTGNQCEPREVAGSSGPRHPVQMNGKNIQPNLETQQRLSRSRRGSRPRRSISMPEVSLEHCADDVQLHSEAGSQEAAFANSGWAASVSAAVSAAGGKQAKGEEKEGCEPELGPAMLDEGKKDKTANPELGLKRRQQRLSVVERLRGFGALAVLLRTPRPPPQLGPVRATVRLRRQGARRFSRSFSQEEVPELLAEPSSHRPEQTKQAFVELSDTRADPFAESTDEGFQDAAACVVHGLETPALHSPPDQSPTPEDQTLIGSETLEEEQHIQVGGPELLTDPQSACVHAPLVQSPQSEFDLHEVLEQQCHIANQETCSKVLSWSPGDSKFYMQHDVFTPSDQQMEPPSPPVYPCSFTALKAEPLSPLYTSYTDQCPEPDPSPPYEASPCTDIACLSYDGLISINSSMSEKFSLDLSPAAFQFRSQGSRRRYRNSPRWHSHEARLAAWKPSPF; from the exons ATGCCTGGTCTATCCGAGGACCGTGTGCGTCTGCTTGCCATCGTTCATGCTTTGAAAGCAATTGGTATACGCGTGAAAAACTGGAAGAACTTCTTAAACGGAGATGCAGCTTCTGGGGAAACTCTTAACCAGGTAAATCCGCCATCC GTGTTTGCCTTTGGACGTGATCTGCAGTTGATCCCTCAACGTCACTTGACTGAACTGGATGGAACAGTGCCTCT GTTCTTGGTGGAGGCCTGTGAATACCTCTCTCAGCATCTGCACACCGAAGGGCTTTTTAGAAAAACTGGCTCTGTGGGGCGCATCCGTGCTTTAAAG GCAGACGTGGAGCAGGGTGTGCAGATTTTCAGCCCTCCCTGTGTGGCCTCTCTGCAGCCCTGTGACGTTACCTCCCTGCTGAAACAGTTCCTGCGTGAGCTGCCGAACCCTCTGATCCCTCCAGAGCTACAGGGGCCCCTGTGCCAGGCCCAGACCTTCGAACCCCGGCATGAGCAGCAGGACAGGAGGCACAGAGCCACACTGCTGCTCACGGCTCTCCTGCCCCCTGCACATGCCCGCACTCTCCGATACTTCTGCTCCTTCCTCAGTCAGGTGGCACAGAG GTGCGCTGAGAACAGGATGGAAGTGggtaacctggcagtggtgaTGGCTCCTAACCTGCTGCAGTGCCCAGCCCAGCCCTCCAAGCTGactgtgcacacagagagagagctggaccACCAGGCTGCGGTCGTCAAAGCTCTCATTTTGCATGCCGATCGCATTG gagTTGTTCCCTCGTTTGTGCTGGATACGCTGGGAGCAGTGGAGAGAAATGAGTCCTCCTCTCCAGCAGATGGTGCTACCTTTAGTAAGATAACTGGCCTCGGTGTCTACAGGAGTCTGAGGAGGCAACGGAGGAAAAGTGTTGGTG aaatatttgtgGATGCACTGTCCAAACTGAAGCCTGGCCGCACACACACTGGACCGTCTGTTTAC CCACTCTCCAAAAGCCACACCCCGTCCTCCAAAAGCCCTACCCCCCAGTCACCAAGTGCGGTCAAACGGAAAGCATCTGAGGAAACGGTCCTGGAAGTGGATGGATCTGCCAAGAAGAG GCGTTCACTGCATGACCTCAGAGAGGATGGCCAAACTGTGTGTAGTCATTCCCCTGAAG GCAGTCCTCATGCAAAGAAGAACATCAAAGAAGATCCCCACCCCAGTGTGTCAAAGAGGAGGAGTCAAATAAGGGGGCACAGAAAGTCACATCG ACCTCCAGTGCCGGAGGGTTCTGTTCACCGCAGGAAGAGGTCTCTCCGCTTCTTTAGCATGTCCAGTAGCAGCAACAGCAGTATG GCGCCCAGTGTGAGTCCCTGCAGTGACTGTGAAGAAAGCTTGAGTGCTGGCAAAAAGCTGCAGGACCGTTCGGACTCAGCCATGGGCGCGTCACTGAGCGTTCCCTTCATCCTGATTGATGAGCCAGGAACAG TCATAATTGGGAGCGAAGTTGACGACGATCCAGATCTTCTCAACTGCAGCTTCGCAGAGAAGCCAGATGACGTTCTGCCTCCAGAGTCTGCAGAGACTCTGCGAGACCTTCAGGGCAGTGAGGAACCCTGTGATGACCAGTGGGTCCTGCTCCATAACGCCAGTTCAGAAGTGGTAGTAGACTATGAGGTATTGCAGACTGGCAATCAATGTGAGCCCCGGGAAGTAGCTGGGAGTTCAGGGCCAAGACATCCAGTACAGATGAACGGAAAGAATATCCAGCCAAATTTGGAAACCCAGCAGCGTTTAAGCAGGTCCAGGAGGGGTTCTCGCCCCCGTCGGTCCATTAGCATGCCCGAGGTGAGCTTGGAGCACTGTGCTGATGATGTCCAACTTCACAGCGAGGCTggctcacaggaagctgccttTGCTAACTCGGGCTGGGCAGCCTCCGTAAGTGCGGCCGTGTCTGCGGCTGGAGGGAAACAGGCcaaaggagaagagaaggaggggtgCGAGCCGGAACTCGGACCCGCGATGCTTGACGAGGGGAAGAAGGACAAGACGGCCAACCCTGAGCTGGGCCTGAAGCGGCGGCAGCAGCGCCTCTCGGTTGTTGAGCGGCTGAGGGGTTTTGGGGCCCTGGCTGTGCTGCTGAGGACCCCACGGCCCCCCCCGCAGCTGGGCCCTGTGAGGGCCACCGTGCGGCTCCGCAGGCAGGGGGCGCGCAGGTTCAGCCGCTCCTTCAGTCAAGAGGAGGTGCCAGAGCTACTGGCAGAGCCGAGCTCCCATAGGCCAGAGCAAACGAAGCAGGCGTTTGTGGAGTTAAGCGACACGCGTGCAGATCCCTTTGCAGAGTCCACTGACGAGGGTTTCCAGGACGCTGCAGCTTGCGTTGTGCATGGGCTGGAGACTCCAGCCCTGCATAGCCCCCCTGACCAGTCACCTACTCCCGAGGACCAGACTTTGATTGGCTCTGAGACATtggaggaagagcagcacaTACAGGTTGGAGGACCTGAGCTCCTAACTGACCCGCAGTCTGCATGTGTTCATGCACCGCTAGTCCAAAGTCCTCAGTCTGAGTTTGACCTGCATGAGGTGTTGGAGCAGCAGTGCCACATAGCCAACCAAGAGACTTGTTCTAAAGTACTTTCATGGTCACCTGGAGATTCCAAGTTCTACATGCAGCATGATGTATTTACACCATCTGACCAGCAGATGGAGCCGCCGAGTCCCCCTGTATACCCATGCTCATTTACAGCACTGAAAGCAGAGCCGCTGTCCCCCTTGTACACCAGCTACACAGACCAGTGCCCTGAGCCAGACCCCAGCCCTCCTTATGAGGCTTCCCCATGCACAGACATCGCTTGTCTTTCATATGATGGTCTGATTTCCATAAACAGCAGTATGAGTGAGAAATTTTCCCTGGATCTGTCCCCTGCTGCCTTTCAGTTTAGGTCTCAGGGCTCTAGGAGACGCTATAGGAACTCTCCCCGATGGCATTCGCACGAGGCCCGCCTGGCCGCCTGGAAGCCTTCACCGTTCTAA